The Christiangramia flava JLT2011 genome has a segment encoding these proteins:
- a CDS encoding SDR family oxidoreductase: MSDQKKTALVTGGSKGIGFGVAKTLLKMGYNVGITSRKLQAAEEAASELSEFGEVLPLEADVRSYESQQQAVEKLVNQFGSLDVLVANAGIGKFGSIEDMSPDDWNTTIDTNLTGVFYSVKASVTELKKTEGYIITISSLAGTNFFAGGAAYNASKFGLTGFSQAIMLDLRDKGVKVSTIMPGSVATYFNGNEPDDKDAWKIQIEDIGELVGDLLKMNPRTLPSKIEVRPSRPPKK; this comes from the coding sequence ATGAGCGATCAGAAAAAAACCGCTTTGGTAACAGGCGGAAGTAAAGGAATAGGTTTTGGTGTGGCGAAAACGCTGCTGAAAATGGGGTACAATGTGGGAATCACCAGCCGGAAATTACAAGCTGCTGAAGAGGCGGCCAGTGAACTTTCTGAATTTGGAGAGGTCCTGCCACTCGAAGCCGATGTACGTAGCTATGAGAGTCAGCAACAAGCAGTTGAAAAATTAGTGAACCAATTTGGTTCGCTGGATGTCCTGGTGGCCAATGCCGGGATTGGGAAATTCGGTTCTATAGAAGATATGAGCCCTGATGACTGGAACACTACGATCGATACCAACCTCACCGGTGTTTTTTATAGTGTGAAGGCCAGTGTGACCGAATTGAAAAAAACCGAAGGGTACATTATTACTATTTCCAGTCTTGCGGGAACGAATTTCTTTGCCGGGGGTGCTGCCTATAATGCTTCAAAATTCGGACTTACCGGGTTTTCACAGGCAATAATGCTCGACCTGCGTGATAAAGGAGTAAAAGTAAGCACCATCATGCCAGGATCTGTAGCTACTTATTTCAACGGAAATGAACCGGATGATAAAGACGCGTGGAAGATCCAGATCGAAGATATTGGGGAACTCGTGGGAGATTTGTTGAAAATGAATCCTCGTACGCTTCCAAGTAAAATTGAAGTAAGACCATCCAGGCCTCCAAAAAAATAA
- a CDS encoding DUF3817 domain-containing protein, whose translation MELNRQLTLFKWVSILEGISFLLLLGIAMPLKYLFDMPDMVRHVGMAHGILFIAYILFSLLLIRPMGWKTSTAAIIMACSLVPFGPFYVEKKYL comes from the coding sequence ATGGAACTTAACCGTCAACTCACACTCTTTAAATGGGTAAGCATCCTGGAAGGGATCTCATTCCTGCTCCTCCTCGGAATAGCCATGCCATTGAAATATCTTTTTGATATGCCCGATATGGTACGTCACGTAGGTATGGCACACGGGATTTTGTTCATCGCATATATACTGTTCAGTTTACTGCTAATTAGGCCTATGGGTTGGAAAACTTCTACCGCCGCGATCATAATGGCCTGTTCCCTGGTGCCATTTGGCCCATTTTACGTGGAAAAGAAATACCTTTAG
- a CDS encoding YqaA family protein, whose translation MKEKAKSKKKSRIRLLHQYYKYTGFYGFVGSSLKKAVLPIVIFIGALWAVDHFFLNIEDMLVHITETYQPAKVLAIFLLSESLLGLVPPELFIAWAGKSAAPFLFLTLLASMSYLGGVISYGIGLSVTKIPSVRLLMEVKLAKHIHNTRKWGGFLIIVGALLPIPFAITSIAAGIIRFPFSSYLIFALLRFARFYLYALVIFKMV comes from the coding sequence ATGAAAGAAAAAGCGAAATCTAAAAAGAAGTCGCGTATCCGGTTATTACATCAGTATTATAAGTATACAGGATTTTATGGTTTTGTGGGCTCCAGCCTTAAAAAAGCCGTGCTGCCCATCGTTATCTTTATTGGAGCGCTTTGGGCCGTAGATCATTTTTTCCTGAATATCGAAGACATGCTGGTTCATATAACTGAAACCTACCAGCCTGCAAAAGTACTGGCCATTTTTCTGCTTTCTGAATCTTTACTGGGTCTCGTGCCGCCGGAATTATTTATCGCCTGGGCGGGAAAATCGGCAGCACCCTTCTTGTTTCTTACGCTGCTCGCCAGTATGTCTTATCTCGGTGGAGTCATATCGTATGGGATCGGGCTTTCGGTGACCAAAATTCCTTCCGTACGTTTACTAATGGAAGTAAAACTAGCCAAACACATTCACAATACCCGAAAATGGGGTGGTTTCCTGATTATCGTAGGTGCCCTTCTACCCATACCTTTTGCGATCACTTCCATCGCTGCCGGTATTATCAGGTTCCCCTTTTCCAGTTACCTGATCTTCGCGCTGCTACGATTTGCCAGATTCTATTTGTACGCTCTGGTAATTTTTAAAATGGTTTAA
- a CDS encoding NADP-dependent oxidoreductase: protein MNQQILFKSRPEGKPGNDNFQFEDLQEPECQDGEILLEAEYVSVDPYLRGRMRDEKSYIPPFEIGKPLESMVVAKVLNSKNSNFQEGDRVVGMLDWKKKQVHDGKNLRKIDTRLAPAPAFLGVLGLTGLTAYLALEKIGKLKEGETLLVSGAAGAVGSIVGQIGKIKNCKVVGIAGSDEKIAKIKSWGFDDGINYKTTTNMKGAIKELCPNGVDVYFDNVGGEILDASLQNINKFGRIINCGAISIYNETEQPTGPRPEGILIKKSTLMQGFLVRDHVEDFEAAIQQLGSWLKDGKLEYEETIVEGFENIPQAFIDLFDGKNTGKMLVKI, encoded by the coding sequence ATGAATCAGCAAATTTTATTTAAAAGTCGGCCAGAAGGAAAGCCTGGAAATGACAATTTTCAGTTCGAAGACCTTCAAGAGCCTGAATGCCAGGATGGTGAAATCCTGTTGGAAGCAGAATATGTTTCCGTAGACCCTTATTTGCGTGGCAGAATGAGAGATGAAAAATCGTATATCCCGCCATTTGAGATCGGTAAACCGCTGGAGTCTATGGTAGTTGCGAAAGTCCTAAACTCGAAAAATTCCAATTTTCAGGAAGGTGATCGAGTGGTTGGAATGTTAGACTGGAAGAAAAAGCAGGTTCATGATGGCAAAAATCTTCGGAAAATCGATACCCGGCTTGCTCCGGCACCGGCTTTCCTGGGAGTTTTAGGACTTACCGGACTCACCGCCTATCTGGCTTTGGAAAAGATCGGAAAACTGAAAGAAGGCGAAACGCTGCTGGTTTCCGGAGCTGCCGGTGCCGTTGGAAGCATCGTGGGACAGATTGGGAAGATCAAAAACTGTAAGGTTGTTGGTATAGCCGGAAGCGATGAAAAAATAGCGAAAATAAAATCCTGGGGTTTTGACGACGGCATCAATTACAAAACCACCACGAATATGAAGGGAGCAATCAAAGAATTGTGCCCAAATGGTGTGGATGTTTATTTTGATAATGTAGGAGGCGAAATTTTGGACGCCAGTCTTCAGAATATCAATAAATTCGGAAGGATAATTAATTGTGGGGCGATTTCGATATACAATGAAACCGAACAACCTACCGGGCCAAGACCGGAAGGTATTCTAATTAAGAAATCTACATTGATGCAGGGCTTTCTGGTTCGTGATCATGTAGAAGATTTTGAAGCTGCCATTCAGCAGCTAGGAAGCTGGCTTAAAGATGGGAAACTGGAATATGAGGAGACTATCGTAGAAGGTTTTGAAAATATTCCTCAGGCTTTCATTGATCTTTTTGACGGAAAGAATACCGGGAAAATGCTGGTGAAAATTTAA
- a CDS encoding YqaE/Pmp3 family membrane protein has protein sequence MSILTIILNILLPPLAVFMKHGVGMTLLISILLTILGWLPGVIHAFLVNGTR, from the coding sequence ATGTCAATTTTAACGATTATCCTCAACATTCTTTTACCTCCTTTGGCTGTGTTCATGAAACATGGTGTAGGAATGACTTTGCTCATCAGCATCTTGCTCACGATCCTGGGCTGGTTGCCAGGAGTGATTCATGCCTTTCTGGTAAATGGAACGAGATAA
- a CDS encoding endonuclease/exonuclease/phosphatase family protein translates to MTLKTFLRAFGILAVILTLIPLIAADYWWIRMFDYPHIQLTLLTLAALAAYFLRFEIKSWRDYAFVGVLLICFLYQFVKIMPYTPLVPLEVGEPSENVDENSGFTLLTSNVLEKNKEYQKVIAEVQSIDPDMVVFTETDGIWLNEIEGALASEFPYRVNIPIHNTYGMLLFSKLKLINPEKRFIVDDSIPSIHTEVELRNGKRFRLHAVHPTPPMPQENPSSTDRDAELMKVALETRDSELPVIVVGDFNDVAWSQTTTLFKNVGELLDVRVGRSLYNTFDATSFIMRWSLDQIFVSEEWRVHEIHAGEDVGSDHFPFYAKLYLQPELAEEQKPEPATEEQLKTAREQIREEKQEPENN, encoded by the coding sequence ATGACTTTAAAAACATTTCTACGCGCCTTTGGAATTCTGGCGGTCATCCTTACGTTAATTCCCCTGATCGCTGCAGATTACTGGTGGATCAGAATGTTCGATTACCCCCATATTCAGCTTACTTTATTAACACTGGCAGCCCTGGCGGCCTATTTTCTGCGGTTTGAGATCAAATCCTGGCGAGATTACGCTTTTGTAGGCGTGCTGTTGATTTGTTTTCTGTACCAGTTTGTCAAAATTATGCCTTATACACCGCTGGTCCCTTTAGAAGTTGGAGAACCTTCGGAAAATGTAGATGAAAATTCGGGTTTTACGCTGCTTACCTCGAATGTACTGGAGAAAAATAAGGAATATCAAAAGGTTATTGCTGAAGTACAATCGATTGATCCTGACATGGTCGTTTTTACAGAAACCGATGGGATCTGGCTGAACGAGATCGAGGGCGCCTTGGCTTCAGAATTTCCCTATCGCGTGAACATTCCAATTCACAATACTTACGGAATGTTGTTGTTTTCCAAATTGAAACTGATCAATCCTGAAAAACGATTTATTGTAGACGACAGCATTCCTTCTATTCATACAGAAGTGGAATTGCGCAATGGAAAACGTTTCAGGCTACACGCCGTACATCCCACACCTCCTATGCCACAGGAAAACCCTTCCTCAACCGATAGGGATGCGGAGCTGATGAAAGTAGCCCTGGAAACCCGCGATTCCGAATTACCGGTGATCGTTGTGGGAGATTTTAACGATGTTGCCTGGTCACAAACTACCACGCTTTTCAAGAATGTGGGAGAATTGCTGGATGTTCGCGTGGGCAGAAGTCTCTACAATACGTTCGATGCTACCAGTTTCATCATGCGCTGGTCTCTGGACCAGATCTTTGTAAGCGAAGAATGGCGCGTACATGAAATTCATGCCGGAGAAGATGTGGGGTCAGACCACTTTCCGTTCTACGCCAAATTATATTTGCAGCCTGAGTTGGCTGAAGAACAAAAACCGGAACCGGCTACTGAAGAACAACTGAAAACCGCCAGGGAACAGATCCGCGAAGAAAAGCAGGAACCTGAAAACAACTAG
- the galE gene encoding UDP-glucose 4-epimerase GalE, with the protein MKNKKVLVTGGLGFIGSHTVVALQQQGVEVVIIDNLSNSSIDVLGGITEITGQTPEFENIDLRDKSAVKIFFEKYPEIDSVIHFAASKAVGESVEKPLLYYENNISSLIYLLQELQKKEHSHFIFSSSCTVYGQADELPITENAPVKKAESPYGNTKQIGEEIIQDTCKVNSNMKAISLRYFNPIGAHASAEIGELPLGTPQNLVPFITQTAIGKREKLSVFGNDYPTEDGTAIRDYIHVVDIAEAHVTALQRLMNGKEKSNYEVFNLGTGKGNSVLEVIQSFEKSTGEKLPYEISPRRHGDVTAAYADTEKANKELGWKASRSLDEALKSAWVWQKVVQKKEREEEQ; encoded by the coding sequence ATGAAAAATAAAAAAGTACTGGTAACTGGCGGACTCGGATTCATTGGGTCGCATACCGTCGTCGCGCTTCAGCAGCAAGGCGTGGAAGTGGTGATCATTGATAATCTTTCAAATTCTTCGATTGATGTTCTTGGTGGAATTACCGAGATCACCGGGCAAACTCCGGAATTTGAAAATATCGATCTTCGAGATAAATCGGCTGTTAAGATTTTTTTTGAAAAATATCCGGAAATAGACAGCGTAATTCATTTTGCGGCATCCAAAGCCGTAGGGGAAAGCGTTGAAAAACCTTTACTCTATTACGAAAACAATATTTCCAGCCTCATTTATTTGTTGCAGGAATTGCAGAAAAAGGAACATTCCCACTTCATTTTCAGTTCTTCCTGTACCGTTTATGGTCAGGCAGATGAACTGCCAATAACCGAGAATGCACCCGTAAAAAAGGCCGAATCTCCATACGGTAACACCAAGCAGATAGGAGAGGAGATCATTCAGGATACCTGTAAAGTCAATTCAAACATGAAAGCAATATCCTTGCGCTATTTCAATCCAATTGGAGCCCATGCGTCCGCAGAAATTGGAGAATTACCGCTTGGAACTCCGCAAAACCTGGTACCATTCATTACGCAAACGGCCATCGGAAAAAGGGAGAAATTATCGGTTTTTGGAAATGATTATCCTACTGAAGACGGAACTGCCATAAGAGATTACATTCACGTGGTAGACATTGCGGAAGCGCATGTTACGGCTCTACAAAGATTGATGAACGGAAAAGAAAAGTCAAATTACGAAGTTTTTAATCTTGGAACCGGGAAAGGAAATTCTGTTTTGGAAGTGATTCAGTCTTTCGAGAAAAGCACCGGGGAGAAACTTCCTTATGAAATCTCTCCTAGAAGACATGGAGATGTGACCGCCGCCTACGCAGATACAGAAAAGGCCAATAAGGAACTGGGCTGGAAAGCCAGCCGATCCTTGGATGAAGCCTTGAAAAGTGCCTGGGTCTGGCAGAAAGTAGTTCAGAAAAAAGAAAGAGAAGAAGAACAATAA
- a CDS encoding mechanosensitive ion channel family protein → MQSEWLKDLICFFEDLFNEYGMNPVLAQYLNLLINLVLITLLLYGVNWLIKNVIIETFKAFTNKTKTTFDDFLIKSNFPRYIGRIIPLLIVFELYPLLFSDFPKVLLVFEKILNIYLIILAVWIIRSMIRTSRDYLKTREGFNDKPIESFSQIIIIFLWVIGFMFIFAELFNRSVLGFAISLGAASAVILLIFKDTILGLVASIQVSVNDIVRIGDWITFEKYGADGTVTEINLATVRVQNWDNTFTTIPTYSLIADSFQNWRGMQESPGRRIRRSVYIKQNSVRFLTREDLDKMAKISLIAPYLQHRQEEIDKYNAKNKVDKSLLINGRNQTNLGVFRKYIDSYLHEHSAIHKEMYIIVRHQAPTAQGIPLEILCFSRDKRWENFEYISADIFDHILAAIPYFELQIFESPSGDDIRNLMDSLNNNQSL, encoded by the coding sequence ATGCAATCTGAATGGCTCAAAGACCTTATTTGCTTTTTTGAGGACCTGTTCAATGAATATGGGATGAATCCCGTTCTTGCTCAGTACCTCAATCTCCTGATCAATTTGGTGTTGATCACCCTGTTGTTATATGGTGTAAACTGGCTGATCAAGAATGTGATCATCGAGACCTTTAAGGCATTTACCAATAAAACCAAAACAACTTTTGATGATTTTCTGATCAAAAGTAATTTCCCAAGATATATCGGTCGTATCATCCCGTTGCTGATCGTTTTTGAACTATATCCTTTATTGTTTTCAGACTTTCCGAAGGTGCTGCTGGTATTTGAAAAAATTCTGAACATTTACCTGATCATTCTAGCGGTTTGGATCATCAGGAGTATGATCAGAACTTCCAGGGATTACCTGAAGACTCGGGAAGGCTTTAATGACAAACCAATTGAAAGTTTTAGCCAGATCATCATCATCTTTCTTTGGGTGATCGGCTTTATGTTCATTTTCGCCGAATTATTCAACCGCAGTGTTCTCGGTTTTGCCATTTCCCTGGGTGCTGCTTCTGCCGTGATTCTGTTGATTTTTAAAGATACCATCCTGGGACTGGTGGCTTCTATCCAGGTTTCGGTTAATGATATTGTTCGAATTGGAGACTGGATCACTTTTGAAAAATATGGTGCCGATGGGACGGTGACGGAAATTAATCTTGCTACCGTACGGGTTCAGAACTGGGATAATACCTTCACCACCATTCCAACCTACAGCCTGATCGCTGATTCTTTCCAGAACTGGAGAGGAATGCAGGAATCTCCCGGAAGACGTATCCGCAGATCGGTTTATATAAAACAAAATTCAGTGCGATTCCTAACGCGTGAAGATCTGGACAAAATGGCAAAGATAAGCCTCATTGCTCCTTACCTTCAGCATCGCCAGGAGGAAATCGATAAATATAATGCTAAGAACAAGGTGGACAAAAGCTTGCTTATCAATGGCAGAAACCAGACGAATCTCGGGGTTTTCAGAAAGTATATAGATTCCTACCTGCATGAGCATTCTGCGATCCATAAAGAAATGTACATTATCGTGCGCCACCAGGCTCCAACCGCGCAGGGAATCCCGTTAGAAATTTTGTGCTTTAGCAGGGATAAGAGATGGGAAAATTTTGAATACATTTCCGCAGATATATTTGATCATATCCTGGCGGCTATTCCATATTTTGAACTGCAGATATTTGAATCGCCTTCCGGTGACGATATCAGGAATTTAATGGATTCGCTGAATAACAACCAATCTTTATGA
- a CDS encoding DUF1206 domain-containing protein: MNSKIKKMARAGYVAKGVVYGVTGLLTFMAAFNMGGTKTGQKGVFKFLEDQPFGNAILILMAIGLVCYSGWRFYQSIKDPENIGSHDKGKIKRIGFFISGLIYLGYAVYAIITLINAGSSGGGKTFSFLSGNFGIFVFAVIGLSLVGVCIFQIKKATSGKFLQKFNYKSITEEKRRKVIKNTGYLGIISRAVIFGVMAFVFLRAAYRSNTNDIKTTADAFSFLQDSAYGAWLMGLVAAGLVLYGIFMFMTAKYRRFQT; this comes from the coding sequence ATGAATTCCAAGATCAAGAAAATGGCGCGTGCAGGCTATGTGGCTAAGGGCGTTGTTTACGGGGTTACCGGTCTCCTCACTTTCATGGCCGCCTTTAATATGGGCGGTACCAAAACCGGACAAAAAGGAGTGTTTAAATTCCTGGAAGATCAACCCTTCGGAAATGCTATTTTGATACTCATGGCCATTGGCCTGGTTTGCTATTCTGGATGGCGTTTTTACCAAAGTATCAAAGATCCTGAAAATATTGGCAGTCACGATAAAGGGAAGATCAAGCGTATCGGTTTTTTTATCAGCGGATTGATTTATCTCGGCTATGCCGTTTATGCCATTATTACGTTGATCAATGCCGGTTCCAGTGGCGGGGGAAAAACCTTCAGTTTCCTTTCCGGGAACTTCGGAATATTTGTTTTTGCCGTGATCGGTCTTTCACTGGTAGGTGTTTGCATTTTTCAGATTAAAAAAGCGACTTCCGGAAAATTCCTTCAGAAGTTCAATTATAAATCCATAACCGAAGAAAAACGAAGAAAAGTGATCAAAAACACCGGTTATTTAGGGATTATTTCCAGGGCTGTCATTTTTGGAGTTATGGCATTCGTTTTTTTAAGAGCTGCCTATCGCTCCAATACCAATGATATTAAAACGACGGCTGACGCCTTCTCGTTTTTGCAGGATTCTGCCTACGGCGCCTGGCTGATGGGACTGGTAGCCGCCGGCCTGGTCTTATATGGAATATTCATGTTTATGACCGCGAAATACAGAAGATTTCAAACCTAA
- a CDS encoding FUSC family protein, translated as MNIPWTKYRDEFSKFIRSTDFSKAVVLSIAMVIPIFVFSEIGLKEWGISMAVGCLLSSPSDITGTFKHKVVGVVIAAILGAVSFLIGRYAEFSIYSTIPMLLVMIFSISYLSVYGFRASLVSFSGLLAVVISFAGIQSGIAIWHKALLILAGGLWYLSLSILWYFIKPKRAIEQQIAETMELTAQYLRTRADFLRSGTFSEDLQKELFRLQEELNEHHESLRELLIQSRSHSGGSGYMRKRLLIFIDLVDILELAMSHPIDYQKMHETLGKHAEILEEFAAFSRKLALHLEGISLAVYKNKPLPENKIQQYQASVSENLDNFRNRLDITTEREAVLALRNLFDYQQRQARKIMNIDRVLRNLKDQRKLKLKEKEVRDFLTPQDYSWKVLSNNFNFDSAIFRHSIRMSLVVVIGYLIGVYFSVQNAYWILLTIIVIMRPNYGLTKQRTKNRIIGTLIGGVIAVGVVFLTSNPTVYAILGILSLTMAFSLIQKNYTTAATFITLSIIFIYALLQPEVLKVIQYRVLDTIVGAALAAAGNFFLWPKWEAQTLEDFVNSSIEANYECFLEIDKYYHDKETLPTSYKLARKKAFLEMGNLSGAFQRMTQEPRSQQENPGLIFEITVLNQTFLSALASLGTYIRNHPTTKPSAYFETTSRTIQQNLKNCQKVLEDQEIQAISEEDFREASEKLEEKFQELSRKRDEEIRAGKEQIDRDFRLQLQEARLVTDQLLWLRELSGKLLLNIQKLKQS; from the coding sequence TTGAATATTCCATGGACCAAATACCGGGATGAGTTTTCCAAATTCATCAGAAGCACCGATTTTTCGAAAGCGGTCGTGCTTTCCATAGCCATGGTCATTCCCATTTTTGTATTTTCAGAAATAGGCCTGAAAGAATGGGGGATCAGTATGGCGGTTGGCTGCCTGCTCAGCTCTCCCAGCGATATTACCGGGACTTTCAAACATAAGGTCGTAGGCGTGGTGATCGCGGCGATCCTTGGAGCCGTTTCTTTTCTCATTGGTCGTTACGCAGAATTTTCGATTTACTCAACTATTCCCATGCTGCTGGTAATGATCTTCAGCATTTCCTATTTATCGGTTTATGGTTTTCGCGCTTCGCTCGTGAGCTTTTCCGGGCTATTGGCGGTGGTGATCAGCTTCGCCGGAATACAGTCTGGGATCGCCATCTGGCACAAGGCATTGCTAATACTTGCCGGTGGACTTTGGTATCTCAGCCTGAGTATTCTCTGGTATTTCATTAAACCGAAAAGAGCCATCGAGCAGCAAATCGCAGAAACAATGGAACTTACCGCACAATACCTTCGTACTCGTGCCGATTTTCTTCGCAGCGGAACATTTTCCGAAGATTTGCAAAAAGAACTTTTCCGCTTGCAGGAAGAACTGAACGAACACCATGAAAGCCTTCGCGAACTGCTGATACAGTCACGATCACACTCAGGAGGTTCCGGATATATGCGGAAACGATTGCTCATCTTTATTGATCTTGTTGATATTTTGGAACTGGCGATGTCACATCCAATTGATTATCAGAAAATGCACGAGACCCTGGGCAAACATGCTGAAATTCTGGAAGAGTTCGCCGCTTTTAGCCGGAAACTGGCCCTGCACCTGGAAGGAATTTCCCTGGCGGTGTATAAGAATAAGCCACTCCCGGAGAATAAAATTCAGCAATACCAGGCCAGTGTTTCAGAAAATTTGGACAATTTCAGAAATAGACTCGATATAACCACCGAACGGGAAGCCGTTCTCGCACTTCGGAATTTATTTGACTATCAGCAACGTCAAGCCCGTAAAATTATGAATATCGATCGGGTTTTACGCAACCTGAAAGACCAGCGTAAATTGAAACTGAAGGAAAAAGAAGTGCGGGATTTCCTGACGCCGCAGGATTACAGCTGGAAAGTGCTCAGCAATAATTTCAATTTTGATTCAGCGATTTTCAGGCATTCCATCAGGATGAGCCTGGTCGTGGTGATTGGTTACCTCATTGGAGTGTATTTTTCGGTGCAAAATGCCTATTGGATCCTGCTAACAATTATTGTGATCATGCGCCCGAATTACGGTCTTACCAAGCAGCGAACAAAGAACAGGATTATCGGTACGCTAATTGGCGGAGTCATCGCGGTAGGCGTGGTTTTTCTTACCAGCAATCCCACCGTGTATGCCATTCTCGGGATTTTGTCTTTAACAATGGCTTTTTCCCTGATTCAAAAAAATTATACCACGGCTGCAACCTTCATTACCTTGAGTATAATTTTTATTTATGCTTTACTTCAACCGGAAGTTCTTAAAGTGATACAATACAGGGTTTTAGATACGATTGTTGGCGCAGCGCTTGCAGCAGCCGGGAACTTCTTTCTCTGGCCGAAATGGGAAGCACAAACGCTGGAAGATTTTGTTAATTCTTCCATTGAAGCCAATTACGAATGCTTCCTGGAAATTGATAAATATTACCACGATAAGGAAACTCTCCCCACGAGTTACAAGCTGGCTCGTAAAAAAGCTTTCCTGGAAATGGGAAATTTGAGCGGTGCTTTCCAGCGCATGACGCAGGAACCCCGCTCACAACAGGAAAACCCCGGGTTGATTTTTGAAATTACGGTACTGAACCAAACCTTCCTTTCGGCACTGGCGTCACTGGGAACGTATATTCGCAATCACCCTACGACAAAACCTTCGGCTTATTTTGAAACTACTTCCAGAACCATTCAGCAGAATTTAAAAAACTGTCAGAAGGTATTGGAAGATCAGGAAATACAGGCTATCAGTGAAGAAGATTTCCGCGAAGCTTCGGAAAAACTGGAAGAAAAATTCCAGGAACTCTCCCGGAAACGTGATGAAGAGATCAGGGCAGGGAAGGAGCAGATCGACAGGGATTTTCGTTTGCAACTGCAGGAGGCGAGGCTGGTTACAGATCAACTCTTGTGGCTCCGAGAATTATCAGGAAAATTATTGCTAAATATTCAAAAATTAAAGCAGTCTTGA
- a CDS encoding SDR family oxidoreductase → MSIQGKTIIVTGASSGIGEATAMKLASEGANVILSARRKDRLEKLKSKIDEQGKGKAIVVEADVTKKDDWKKIVESAKKDFHSVDGLINNAGLMPLSYVKNLHTDEWEKMVDVNIKGVMNGVAAVLPDMIEQKGGHIVNVASSAGRKIYPGGAVYCATKSAVRMFSEGLKMELAPNYNINVTSIEPGAVETELTDSITDEEIKEDFVSTLQNLTPLQAEDIAESIFYALNQPARANINDVYIMPTAQEQ, encoded by the coding sequence ATGAGTATTCAAGGAAAAACTATTATCGTTACCGGAGCATCAAGCGGAATTGGTGAGGCGACTGCCATGAAACTGGCAAGCGAAGGAGCCAATGTCATTCTCTCTGCCAGGCGAAAAGATCGATTGGAAAAATTGAAGTCAAAGATCGACGAACAGGGAAAAGGAAAGGCAATTGTTGTAGAAGCCGATGTGACCAAAAAAGACGACTGGAAAAAGATCGTGGAGTCTGCAAAGAAAGATTTCCATTCGGTTGACGGATTGATCAATAATGCCGGTTTGATGCCGCTCTCTTACGTTAAAAACCTACATACCGATGAATGGGAGAAAATGGTAGATGTAAATATTAAAGGCGTTATGAATGGTGTAGCCGCAGTTTTGCCCGATATGATCGAGCAAAAAGGAGGTCATATCGTCAATGTTGCCTCCAGTGCAGGAAGAAAAATATATCCAGGTGGTGCAGTGTATTGTGCAACAAAATCTGCCGTTCGCATGTTTTCCGAAGGTTTAAAAATGGAACTGGCACCTAATTATAATATCAATGTAACCTCTATTGAGCCTGGAGCGGTGGAAACAGAATTGACCGATTCCATTACTGATGAAGAGATCAAGGAAGATTTCGTATCCACACTGCAAAATCTAACACCGCTACAAGCCGAAGATATTGCAGAATCTATTTTTTATGCGCTTAACCAACCGGCAAGAGCCAATATTAATGATGTGTATATTATGCCAACTGCACAGGAACAATAG
- a CDS encoding DUF6155 family protein: MSKRDFKKYIAELKRKDLQEQLLDMYERFDEVKKYYDFIFNPQEDKLLDQAKFKISKEYFPVNRRKPKMRRSVAQKIIREYSKLEMAPDVLAEIMFYNVEIAQTFARGKDNISSAFEKSMYKSFEQAVSFLIENGILEAYKERIRKITVESHEQKWSNSYQFVSLADHVL; the protein is encoded by the coding sequence TTGAGCAAAAGAGATTTTAAAAAGTACATCGCAGAACTCAAAAGAAAGGATTTGCAGGAGCAACTCCTAGATATGTACGAGCGTTTTGATGAAGTAAAAAAATACTATGATTTCATTTTTAATCCGCAGGAAGATAAGTTACTGGATCAGGCAAAATTTAAGATTTCCAAGGAATATTTTCCGGTAAATCGCCGGAAACCAAAGATGCGAAGGTCAGTGGCCCAGAAGATCATTCGGGAATATTCAAAACTGGAAATGGCGCCAGATGTGCTGGCTGAGATCATGTTCTATAATGTGGAGATCGCTCAGACTTTTGCTCGCGGCAAAGACAATATTTCTTCCGCCTTTGAAAAAAGTATGTACAAATCTTTTGAGCAGGCAGTAAGTTTTCTCATTGAAAACGGTATTTTAGAGGCTTACAAAGAGAGAATCAGGAAAATAACGGTAGAATCTCATGAGCAGAAATGGAGCAATTCTTACCAGTTCGTTAGCCTGGCAGATCACGTGCTTTAA